CCTGGCCCGGATCGACGCGACCCTGGAACGGCTGGCGGCGTAACCACCACGACGTACAGGAGGGGCGGCACCCGGAGTCTTCGGGTGCCGCCCCTCCGCTGTCGCTTCCAATGGCTACGGCCGTCGTCGGCCCTGCGGTCAGGCGAGACGCTGCTGCCAGCGCAGCGCCGGATCGTCGCTGATCCAGTACGTGTGGGTTTTGGCGGTGATGTGGAGCCGTACGGCGGTGATGTCGGGGCTGCCCGCGTCCTGCCACGCGATGAGCGACCGCTCGATCTCGTCCCACAGGCACACGGGGCCGCCCTGCCGGACGGTCCAGCCGTCGTCGCCGAAGGCGAATGCGGCAAAGGACTCGCGCTCCGGATCGAAGACGTACAGCAGCCGGGTGCCGTCGCCCGCCGCCGCGCGGACGAACTGTGCGCCGGGGGCGGCGAGCTGGGCGAGGAAGGCGGGCATCCACTCCTCCAGGAGGACGGGCGCCACCTTCGCCTCCCGCTCGCTGTCGGCGTAGGCGGTACGGGCGGACAGATCACCCGTCACCGGTACCGCCGCCTGGGACCTTGCCTGCATGAACGAGGACCGGCCGATGATCCGGCCCTCGGCGCTGCCGTCCTCCCCGACGGTGACCTTCGCGAGGCCGGTGCCGTAGGACCATGCCCCGCCGATGGTGGCCAGGACGGTCCCACCGGGCCTGGTCTGCCTGATCCAGGTGTAGGGGATGCGGCGAACGGCGCAGGTGGCGATCGTCCGGTCGTACGGAGCACGGCGCGGGTGCCCGAGCAGCCCGTCCCCGGTCACGGTCCACGTCGAGAACCCGGCCGCTTCCAGCGCGGCATCCGCACGGGCAGCCACCGCCGGATCCACCTCGACGGTCGTGACGTTGTCTTCGCCGAGCCGGTGACACATCAGCGCGGCGGAGTAGCCGGTGCCTGTGCCGATCTCCAGGACACGGTGCCCGTCCTCCACGTCCAGCTGCTCGATCATGTCGACAACGGTGACCGGGGTCGTGGACGAAGAGGTGGGCGAGCCCGCCACGGGATCAGGTGCCCGATCGGCGGTCAGACGTCCGTCGAGCTGGGTGACCAGCGACTTGTCGCTGTACACGATTCGCGCCCATTCCGCCGGGTCGGCTCCCACCGCGGTGACCGGCCGCCAGCGC
The DNA window shown above is from Streptomyces sp. NBC_00670 and carries:
- the tgmC gene encoding ATP-grasp peptide maturase system methyltransferase, which produces MTDTAPERRALADRLEKAGVLRTPRWRAAVEAVPRELFLRPGIFLPVDGGRWRPVTAVGADPAEWARIVYSDKSLVTQLDGRLTADRAPDPVAGSPTSSSTTPVTVVDMIEQLDVEDGHRVLEIGTGTGYSAALMCHRLGEDNVTTVEVDPAVAARADAALEAAGFSTWTVTGDGLLGHPRRAPYDRTIATCAVRRIPYTWIRQTRPGGTVLATIGGAWSYGTGLAKVTVGEDGSAEGRIIGRSSFMQARSQAAVPVTGDLSARTAYADSEREAKVAPVLLEEWMPAFLAQLAAPGAQFVRAAAGDGTRLLYVFDPERESFAAFAFGDDGWTVRQGGPVCLWDEIERSLIAWQDAGSPDITAVRLHITAKTHTYWISDDPALRWQQRLA